A segment of the Sphingobacterium oryzagri genome:
TCTTAACCAGTTTATAAATATCAACAAGCAAAATATCCTGACCCGAGCGCTGCAACATCGATCCACCCTCTTTTCCTTTACGTGTGATCACCAAACCCTCTTCCTGCAAGACGCTTAATTCTTTTCGTACAATAACAGGATTTACGTTAATACTGCCTGCCATCCAATCGGATGTTAACCAAACGCCCGGATTTTGATCCAGTAGTGTCAGTATATGTATAACCGTTGCAAATCGTGTGTTGTTCATTTCTCTACAAAATTAACAACAGCTATTTAATGTAACAATTTTTATTACATTTAAAGTTTTAAAACCACAATTCTTCTACACAACGATGACAAATCGTTGAAAAAAGCCGATCGTTATCGCTTGTTTCTTCTCTATTCGCACAAATGGCGATACCAAGGGTATTATTATAGCGCTGAAATCAAGGTTGCCGCTATAGCAATCTCGGCCTGGATATCCTGAATCTGTGGTTGGTAGTCGGCAATGTTGTCGATATTTTTTTCCAGATGACTAGTTAATTTAACCAATCTGAATAAACCTGCTGTACCTGCTGTGCCGCGCAATTTATGCAGCAAGCTCTTCACACGTGCATTATCCTGCGTTTTGCTAGCGATAGCCAATTCGTTAGCAAGTGTTGTAATTTCTTGCAGCACGAGCCCTAGGAAAAACGAACGAAAATTTTGGTCGTTGCCGACCTGTTCATCGAGCACCTTTCGGTCAACATGCTCATCAAAACGATCATTTGCGCTCAGCGTCACATCATCGAAAGAAAAAAACTTCATCAACATCTGTTGCAAATCATGTTGTCGGAATGGTTTAGGCAAGAAATCTGTCATGCCGGCTGCAATACATTCGTCTCGCTCGCCAAAAACATTTCCAGCAGTCACGGCTATAATGGGCACATTCGCATAATTTTGCAGTGTGCGTATCGTTTTGGTGGCCTCGATCCCGTCTACCGCTGGCATCTGCACATCCATCAAGATTAAATCAAAGTGTACTTCTTTACAGCGCTCAATCGCTTTGGCGCCATCATTGACTTCCACCAACAATGCATTAGGCATTAAGGATCGCATCATGCGTACGTTTAGGGCCATATTTACCTGATTATCATCAGCCAGTAATACACGAAGCTTATTTTGGTAGATATTCGTTTTAATCGCTTTATGTGGCGTTGCTACAGCCGCACTTTTGTCGCGTTTTTGCTGCACCACACGCCGTAATGTGGCATAAAGCTCCTGTGATTTAATTGGTTTGAGCAAACAAAAGGAATGGTCTTGTTGCTGAAAAGTGCTAATAACTTCATGTTCCTCCGATGACGTATGCAGCACAATTAACGGAATACTTTCGCCCTGCCGGGCAAACAGTTCCTTGATTTTTTCAACGGTTTCCAATCCCGATAATATAGGCATGTGATAATCCATTAAGATCACATCAAATCGCTCTCCACGCATCAGCAACTGCAAGGCTTCCATCCCGTTGGCCGCCTGTTCTGACCAAATGTTTCTGTAGGCCAGCATATGCTGCAGGATAATCCGGTTATTTTGATTATCGTCCACGATCAAGACCCGGTCTATCGCCAAATCGTCGCCCAGTTCTTCTGCAGTCTCTTCATACGCCACCGTGATATCAAAATGAAAAGTAGATCCCTTTCCAAGATTGCTTTCCAACGAGAGCTCGCTTCCCATGTATCGCAAAATATTGTTAGAAATGGTTAGGCCAAGTCCGGTGCCGCCATATCGTTTACTTACTGAGCTATCCTCTTGCGTGAAGGCGTCAAAAATACGTTGTTGCTTATCCGCAGGAATGCCAATGCCGGTATCGCGCACGGTGAAGCGCAAGCTAATGTTTTTTTCATCCGACGCTAGCTTCTCTACTTTCAACTCGATCTCTCCCTGCTCGGTAAATTTTACTGCATTGCCCAGCAAATTGATAAGCACTTGCTTAATTCGCGACTCATCAATCCATATCTTTGCGGGCAAGCCCTGCTCCATATTCAGCAGCAGCTCGATCTCCTTACGCTGCGCCTGGTAAAGCACTACATTGATCACTTGGTGTCCTAAATCATACAGATTAAACTGATCGATAAAAAGCTCCAACTTACCAGACTCAATTTTGGAAAAATCCAAGATATCGTTGATAATGTTGAGCAAGCTGCTGCCCGACTCATTGATATAATTGAGGTATTGTTTCTGAATATCGTTTAATGGCGTTTTCAGCAGCAAATCAGAAAATCCGATAACACCATTCAGCGGTGTGCGTATCTCATGACTCATATTAGCTAAAAATTCTGATTTCGCTCTGCTGGCTAAATCGGCCAGATTTTTTGCTTCTTTAAGTTTTTCGTTGAAATGGACTGATTCCGTAATGTTTTGCACCAGTATAATGATACCGCCAACACTTCCGTCGGCCATCATCCAGGGGCGCACTTCCCAATTGTAGTGCTGCACTTCAAGATGGTCATCCGTAGCAATGCGTAAATCGGTATTTTTATGAGGATGACCTTGGAGCGCTTCGTTATAGATTTTTCTTCGTTCTTCCGGCGCATTCGGAAATAGCGTGTACAAGTTTTGGTTAATGATGTTCACTTCTTCTTTATGAAACTCGTTAATCCATTGCTGACTCACCAACACAAAATTAAGATCGCGATCAAACATTGCAGCCGAAGCGGGAACAAAGTGAACAAAGGCCTGCAGCATCGCTTCTTTACGAGCGAGTTCCAAATAAAGACGCTTGCTTTCATCGATATCCTGAATGATACCAAACACCCGTTTGCAGATTCCATCTTCTACTTCCGGAATCACTTTGATACGCACCCAGATATGTTTTCCATTCTCCTTACGAATGCGCAGTTCTTCATCTGACGATTCACCCGCCGTCCGGGCACGACTGAAAATAGCGCGCAATTTCTCCTGACTTTCCTCTTCAAAAAACTGGAAAGCCGTTTCAAAATCAGGATTAAAGTCGCTATCGACCCCGTGTACATCCTTAGCCGACTCCGACCAGTATACCGTGCTTTTCTCGAAATCTACTTCCCATCCACCCACGCGCGCCACGGCATTCGTTTGCTCCAATATTTTTTTTGTGTAGAGCAGATCGCGCTCCAATTTGATGCGATCTGTCATATTGAGCGCAGTACTCATTACGTAGGGCTTGTCATTTTCATCTCGCTCCAACATATTCTGGTACAGCCAGTAAATTTCCTGGTTGTCTTTTCCCTGTAATACCATCATGCCCGAATCTTCGCCTTGCACTTTGATGCGATCCAGATACTGTTTCAACATCGGGATATGATGCTCGGGTACGAGCTGCGTTAAGTTAAGTTGCCGAACTTCTTCTTCCGAATATTGCAAAAGGTTTCGACCCTTTTCATTGACCGAAAGAATATTCCCGTCCATATCATGTATACTCATCAGCCCAATGGCATGCTCGAAAAAATTACGAAATCGTCGTTCAGATCGTTCCAATTTTTCCTTTTTCTCGCGTTCGCTGGTTATGTTACGCCCGAACCCAAAAACCTCTTGGCTGGCTTCGTGATAGCGCAGATACCAATCCACAACAAGTGTACTGCCATCGCTTTTTGTTGTAGTGGTAATAAATTGTAATCCGGCTTTATTAACCAATAAACCAGTCAGCATGCTGTTATCTACAACCGCTTCATCGCCGATAAGCGCCGTGTATGGGCGCCCGATAACGGACATCTTTGTCAGAGCGAAACTCGATTCAAATGCCGGATTCACATCTTTGACGATGAACGATGTATCCAATACACAGATAATATTCTTTGTCAGCTTGAAAATTTCACCATAATAACTCGCTTGTATCCGGCGTTTTTTTGCCAACAGGTTTCTGGTTACAGCTTCTGCAAGCTTTTTTAAGGAGTCGACTTGTTTTGCTGATAACGTTTTTGGTTCAAAATCGATTACACAAAGGGTGCCCAAGGCCACGGCATCTTCATCCAATAAGGGCAGGCCAGCATAAAATCGAATCTTTCCTTCCTGGATGAGTGGATTATCAGCAGTACGTTCGTCCTGTAACGTATCCGGTATCACCAACATTTCGTCGGTCATAATGGTATATTGGCAAACGGTCAGTTTTCTATCTACACGATCCAGCGACAGCCCGACGCAGCTTTGTATTGCTTGCTCATCTTTCTCCATCATAGCAATCAACGATACCGGACAATCGGCCATCAAGCCTGCCGCTTGGGCAAATACATCCAGGTCGGGATCTTTTCCCAAACCGATCAAATCATAGGATGCGAGTTTTTCGAGCCGCTCCGCCTCATTGGCTGGAATAGGGTACTTTTTCATAAGCTTTACTTTTCCGTGGTCTAGGTTTACTATCAACGTGAAATTACTAAAAACCTCGACCATAACCTAAAAAATGTGCAGCTACCAAAAAAAACGCTCCGGTTTGGAGCGTTTTCATTATGACTAATGTAAATACAAATCGACCACGACCGGAAAATGATCAGACGGTAGCCGAACCATGTAATCCTTGAACGATAGTTCTTTCGGAAAATCGCCTTTCTTAATATCCTTGTCTATCGTTTTTGGACTACGGTAACTATCGGTCAAGACCGCGTATTTTTTGACGGTCACATTTTTGGTGACAAATACATGGTCTATGCGGCTCTTCGTAAAAAGATTGGCATCGAATGCATTGAACGTGCCGTTCCAGGCATAACGAAAAGCTGCCGCCGAATAGCTATCTTCCAACAATACAGATCCGGCCAGAATTTCGTACATCGGGTTTTCCTGATCGACGTTAAAATCGCCCGTAAGCACCGCTATCTCGTCAGCTTTCAGCATTTGCTGTATCTTTTTCAATACCAGTTTACAACTTTCTTCCCGTGCTTTTGTACCTACGTGATCCATATGCAGGTTAAAGTACCAAAACCGCTTCTTCGAGGCCTTGTCTTCCAAGTGTAACCACGTACATATGCGTGGCAATGCAGCATCCCAACCGGTTGAAGGTTTTTCGGGCGTAGTAGATAACCAAAACACACCGTTTTCCAGCGCAGTAAATTTACTTTTCTTGTAAAAGATGGGCGCATATTCTCCTTTTGTCTTCCCATCGTCACGCCCTATACCTACGTGGGCGTAGTCGTCACCGATCAAGCTATCCAACTGCAAAAGCTGGTGATGTAAAACCTCCTGCGCACCAAAAACATCAAAATCTACCTGACCAATGATCGAACTAATCACCGGAAGTCGGCTAGGCCACCCATTACCGTTTTGCCGGTCCCCGTCGTTATCATAACGGATATTGTAGCTACCCACTTTTAAATCTTGCGCCTGCAAATCAGCGATACCGAGCGAAAAACTGCTTAGTAGCAGCGCCAGAATCTGGCTTTTTATCAAATGTTTTATCATACGTAATTAAGATTTAGTTAGCGCGCAATTCGCTGGTGAACGAGTAAGGTGCATCTTCGGCCTGCACGCCGCGTTTTAAATTTGGTGTAGATGACATGTCAAATCGTAGCTTCGCACCACGTTTTAGTTCGTCGATCCGCAAAAAATTATGGTTATAACGCTTACCGTTGAGCGACAAATTGGCTACATACATGGCTTCATCTGCTTGATTTTTGGATGATATCGCGATCGTTTTGCCATTTTCCAAAAAGATAGTAGCCTTTTTGAATAAAGGCGAACCAAGCACATATTCGCCGGCTCCCGGAGATACCGGATAGAAACCCAGTGCCGAAAAAACATACCAGGCTGAGGTTTGTCCGTTATCTTCATCGCCGCAATAGCCGTCTGCTGTTGCCGAATAAAGTCGTGACATAATCTGTCTGGTCCAATATTGGGCTTTCCAGGGTGTTGCTGCATAATTGTACAAGTAAGGCATATGCTGGATCGGTTGGTTACCGTGCGCATACTGGCCCATATTCATCACTTGCATTTCACGCATCTCATGAATCATGCTTCGGCTGTTCATTCCTTCCGTACTCGGAATTGCAAATACCGTATCCAGCATATGGACGAAAGCTTTATTACCGCCCATCAAATCGATCAAGCCTTGCGGATCGTGAAAAACACAAAAGCTCCAGTGCCAGGCATTTCCTTCCGTATATTCCCTTGTCCAACCGCTAGGATCAAACTTGGCTATCCGCTGTCCGTTGGCATCTTTAGCACGCATAAGCCGTGTTTCCTCGTCGTACAAATTTTTATAATTGAACGCTCTGTTTTTATACGGCTCCAACTCATCCGCCGGGCGGCCCAACGATTTCCCAAATTGATAAATACACCAGTCCGCGTAAGCATATTCCAATGTGCGCGCAACGTTTTGGTTAATATCTTCACCGTATGGTATATAGCCTAATTTATTGTACCAAGTATATCCCGCGCGTCCTGTCGACGAATTTGTCGGGTGCACATTATTTGCGCCATGCTTTACCGCTTTCCAAAGCGTTTCTGCATCATAGCCTTT
Coding sequences within it:
- a CDS encoding Rrf2 family transcriptional regulator codes for the protein MNNTRFATVIHILTLLDQNPGVWLTSDWMAGSINVNPVIVRKELSVLQEEGLVITRKGKEGGSMLQRSGQDILLVDIYKLVKNADVLGKRNRHTNPKCPVGKEINNKLATLFDETDKAVFASLAGKTLAEFSMQFV
- a CDS encoding response regulator; translated protein: MKKYPIPANEAERLEKLASYDLIGLGKDPDLDVFAQAAGLMADCPVSLIAMMEKDEQAIQSCVGLSLDRVDRKLTVCQYTIMTDEMLVIPDTLQDERTADNPLIQEGKIRFYAGLPLLDEDAVALGTLCVIDFEPKTLSAKQVDSLKKLAEAVTRNLLAKKRRIQASYYGEIFKLTKNIICVLDTSFIVKDVNPAFESSFALTKMSVIGRPYTALIGDEAVVDNSMLTGLLVNKAGLQFITTTTKSDGSTLVVDWYLRYHEASQEVFGFGRNITSEREKKEKLERSERRFRNFFEHAIGLMSIHDMDGNILSVNEKGRNLLQYSEEEVRQLNLTQLVPEHHIPMLKQYLDRIKVQGEDSGMMVLQGKDNQEIYWLYQNMLERDENDKPYVMSTALNMTDRIKLERDLLYTKKILEQTNAVARVGGWEVDFEKSTVYWSESAKDVHGVDSDFNPDFETAFQFFEEESQEKLRAIFSRARTAGESSDEELRIRKENGKHIWVRIKVIPEVEDGICKRVFGIIQDIDESKRLYLELARKEAMLQAFVHFVPASAAMFDRDLNFVLVSQQWINEFHKEEVNIINQNLYTLFPNAPEERRKIYNEALQGHPHKNTDLRIATDDHLEVQHYNWEVRPWMMADGSVGGIIILVQNITESVHFNEKLKEAKNLADLASRAKSEFLANMSHEIRTPLNGVIGFSDLLLKTPLNDIQKQYLNYINESGSSLLNIINDILDFSKIESGKLELFIDQFNLYDLGHQVINVVLYQAQRKEIELLLNMEQGLPAKIWIDESRIKQVLINLLGNAVKFTEQGEIELKVEKLASDEKNISLRFTVRDTGIGIPADKQQRIFDAFTQEDSSVSKRYGGTGLGLTISNNILRYMGSELSLESNLGKGSTFHFDITVAYEETAEELGDDLAIDRVLIVDDNQNNRIILQHMLAYRNIWSEQAANGMEALQLLMRGERFDVILMDYHMPILSGLETVEKIKELFARQGESIPLIVLHTSSEEHEVISTFQQQDHSFCLLKPIKSQELYATLRRVVQQKRDKSAAVATPHKAIKTNIYQNKLRVLLADDNQVNMALNVRMMRSLMPNALLVEVNDGAKAIERCKEVHFDLILMDVQMPAVDGIEATKTIRTLQNYANVPIIAVTAGNVFGERDECIAAGMTDFLPKPFRQHDLQQMLMKFFSFDDVTLSANDRFDEHVDRKVLDEQVGNDQNFRSFFLGLVLQEITTLANELAIASKTQDNARVKSLLHKLRGTAGTAGLFRLVKLTSHLEKNIDNIADYQPQIQDIQAEIAIAATLISAL
- a CDS encoding endonuclease/exonuclease/phosphatase family protein, yielding MIKHLIKSQILALLLSSFSLGIADLQAQDLKVGSYNIRYDNDGDRQNGNGWPSRLPVISSIIGQVDFDVFGAQEVLHHQLLQLDSLIGDDYAHVGIGRDDGKTKGEYAPIFYKKSKFTALENGVFWLSTTPEKPSTGWDAALPRICTWLHLEDKASKKRFWYFNLHMDHVGTKAREESCKLVLKKIQQMLKADEIAVLTGDFNVDQENPMYEILAGSVLLEDSYSAAAFRYAWNGTFNAFDANLFTKSRIDHVFVTKNVTVKKYAVLTDSYRSPKTIDKDIKKGDFPKELSFKDYMVRLPSDHFPVVVDLYLH